A section of the Pseudomonas flavescens genome encodes:
- a CDS encoding alpha/beta hydrolase, whose translation MLIRETPVMIDGPSGQLEALSLQVEEARGVALICHPNPVQGGTMLNKVVSTLQRTARDAGYHTLRFNYRGVGASAGSHDMGSGEVDDAEAAAHWLRERYPELPLTLLGFSFGGFVAASLGGRLEQQGIEPAKLFMIAPAVMRLSGDNSPAERCPMVVIQPDADEVLEPQLVYDWSANLGRAHELLKVAECGHFFHGKLTDLKDLLLPRL comes from the coding sequence TTGCTCATCCGCGAAACCCCCGTAATGATCGATGGCCCGAGCGGCCAGCTTGAGGCCCTTTCTCTGCAGGTGGAAGAGGCGCGTGGCGTCGCGCTGATCTGCCACCCCAATCCGGTGCAGGGCGGCACCATGCTCAACAAGGTGGTGTCGACCCTGCAGCGCACGGCTCGTGATGCCGGCTATCACACCCTGCGTTTCAACTACCGCGGTGTGGGTGCCAGTGCAGGTAGCCATGACATGGGCAGTGGTGAGGTCGATGACGCCGAAGCCGCCGCCCACTGGCTGCGCGAGCGCTATCCCGAGTTGCCACTGACCCTGCTGGGATTTTCCTTCGGCGGTTTCGTCGCCGCCAGCCTTGGCGGCCGTCTGGAGCAGCAGGGCATCGAGCCTGCGAAGCTGTTCATGATCGCCCCGGCTGTAATGCGCCTGAGCGGCGACAACTCGCCTGCCGAGCGCTGCCCGATGGTGGTGATCCAGCCGGATGCCGACGAAGTGCTCGAGCCGCAGCTCGTGTACGACTGGTCGGCCAACCTCGGGCGTGCCCACGAGCTGCTGAAAGTGGCAGAATGCGGGCACTTCTTCCACGGCAAACTGACCGATCTGAAAGACCTGCTGCTGCCTCGCCTCTGA
- a CDS encoding ABC transporter ATP-binding protein — protein MTDINVAPILAFKDVDVHYGQIQALKKVNLHIDPGETVSLIGANGAGKSTLLMSIFGQPRASGGQILYQGEDITRKSTHFVASNGIAQSPEGRRVFPDMSVEENLLMGTIPIGTKHAAEDMQRMFELFPRLKERRNQRAMTMSGGEQQMLAIARALMSRPKLLLLDEPSLGLAPIVVKQIFATLRELAQTGMTIFLVEQNANHALRLSDRAYVMVTGEIRMTGTGQELLGNQEVRNAYLGGH, from the coding sequence ATGACCGATATCAACGTGGCTCCGATTCTGGCGTTCAAGGACGTCGACGTGCATTACGGGCAGATCCAGGCGCTGAAGAAGGTCAACCTGCACATCGATCCAGGCGAGACGGTGAGCCTGATCGGTGCCAACGGTGCGGGCAAGTCGACGCTGCTGATGTCGATCTTCGGCCAGCCGCGGGCCAGTGGCGGGCAGATTCTCTATCAGGGAGAAGACATCACCCGCAAGAGCACTCACTTCGTGGCCTCCAACGGAATCGCCCAGTCCCCGGAAGGGCGCCGGGTGTTTCCCGACATGAGCGTGGAGGAGAACCTGCTGATGGGCACCATCCCCATCGGCACCAAGCATGCAGCCGAGGACATGCAGCGGATGTTCGAGCTGTTCCCGCGGCTCAAGGAGCGGCGTAATCAGCGGGCGATGACCATGTCCGGTGGCGAGCAGCAGATGCTGGCCATCGCCCGGGCGCTGATGAGCCGACCCAAGCTGCTGCTGCTCGACGAGCCGTCGCTGGGCCTGGCGCCCATCGTGGTCAAGCAGATCTTCGCCACCCTGCGCGAGCTGGCGCAGACCGGCATGACCATCTTCCTGGTCGAACAGAACGCCAACCACGCCTTGCGCCTCAGCGACCGCGCCTACGTGATGGTCACCGGCGAAATCCGCATGACCGGCACGGGGCAGGAACTGCTCGGCAACCAGGAAGTGCGCAACGCCTACCTGGGCGGGCACTAA
- the azu gene encoding azurin produces MIRKFVVASVLVLASAPLLAAECSVEVHSTDQMTFDTKAIEVSKSCKTFTIELKHVGNLPKHIMGHNLVVAKTADVQAVSTDAIAAGVEKGYLKEGDERVIAHTKLIGGGESDSVTFDVSKLDAAQSYQFFCSFPGHAALMKGALTLVD; encoded by the coding sequence ATGATTCGCAAGTTTGTCGTCGCCTCCGTGCTGGTTCTCGCCAGTGCTCCGTTGTTGGCTGCCGAGTGTTCGGTGGAAGTGCACTCCACCGACCAGATGACCTTCGATACCAAGGCGATCGAGGTAAGCAAGAGCTGCAAGACCTTCACCATCGAGCTCAAGCACGTCGGCAATCTGCCCAAGCACATAATGGGGCACAACCTGGTAGTGGCGAAAACCGCTGACGTTCAGGCCGTCAGCACCGATGCAATCGCTGCCGGTGTCGAGAAGGGTTACCTGAAGGAAGGCGACGAGCGGGTGATCGCGCATACCAAACTGATCGGCGGTGGCGAGTCCGATTCGGTGACCTTCGACGTCAGCAAGCTGGACGCCGCGCAAAGCTACCAGTTCTTCTGCTCGTTCCCAGGCCACGCGGCGCTGATGAAGGGGGCGCTGACCCTGGTCGACTAG
- a CDS encoding YhcB family protein has protein sequence MEQTLTAWLLPALTLVAGIAIGFLIARLAPNAAPSRTQRQLDDMQERFEAYQSEVVTHFNTTANLVKKLTQSYHDVQEHLSHGADRLALDEVTRQRLLATLHAEPSSSDKRERLTPPRDMEIPKDYAPKSADVPGMLDEGYGLKNRH, from the coding sequence GTGGAACAGACGCTCACCGCCTGGTTGCTACCGGCACTTACCCTGGTCGCTGGCATCGCCATCGGTTTCCTGATCGCACGCCTTGCGCCCAATGCAGCGCCTAGCCGCACCCAGCGCCAGCTGGACGACATGCAGGAACGTTTCGAGGCCTACCAGAGCGAAGTGGTCACCCACTTCAACACCACCGCAAATCTGGTCAAGAAACTGACCCAGAGCTATCACGACGTTCAGGAGCACCTGTCCCACGGCGCCGATCGCCTGGCCCTCGACGAAGTGACGCGCCAGCGCCTGCTCGCCACCCTGCACGCAGAGCCGAGCAGCAGCGACAAGCGCGAACGCCTGACGCCGCCGCGCGACATGGAAATCCCCAAGGACTACGCCCCCAAGAGTGCCGACGTTCCCGGCATGCTCGACGAGGGCTACGGCCTGAAAAATCGTCACTGA
- a CDS encoding NYN domain-containing protein produces the protein MASKNAPAAHQKHLAVLIDADNAPAAIVEGLFEEIAKYGVASVKRIYGDWTLPNLGSWKKVLLDHSIQPIQQFAYTKGKNATDSSLIIDAMDLLYTRRFDGFCLVSSDSDFTRLAARIREEGLEVIGFGEHKTPKPFVSACDKFIYTELLRNDVTEAENLAPAIAEPPEPKLAASDSASSETGNTETTPPKIPVKLISKVIDDISDEEGWVFMASLGENLRKLKSDFDPRLYGFKKLTELIKARNGQFELQERGITATGGKVLYVRNRKPSFRQ, from the coding sequence ATGGCCAGCAAGAACGCGCCTGCCGCCCACCAAAAACACCTCGCCGTCCTGATCGACGCCGACAACGCCCCCGCCGCCATCGTCGAAGGCCTCTTCGAAGAAATCGCCAAATACGGCGTCGCCAGCGTCAAACGCATCTACGGTGACTGGACACTGCCCAACTTGGGCAGTTGGAAGAAGGTGCTGCTCGACCACTCCATCCAGCCGATCCAGCAATTCGCCTACACCAAAGGCAAGAACGCTACCGACAGCTCCCTAATCATCGACGCTATGGATCTGCTGTATACCCGACGGTTCGACGGGTTTTGCTTGGTCTCCAGCGACAGCGACTTTACTCGTCTGGCTGCGCGTATTCGCGAAGAAGGTCTGGAGGTAATAGGTTTCGGTGAACACAAAACGCCCAAACCATTTGTCTCAGCCTGCGACAAGTTCATCTACACCGAATTGCTCCGCAATGACGTGACCGAAGCGGAAAACCTGGCGCCGGCCATCGCAGAGCCACCAGAACCCAAATTGGCAGCAAGCGACTCAGCATCATCAGAGACAGGAAATACAGAGACAACTCCACCTAAAATTCCGGTGAAACTGATAAGCAAAGTTATTGATGATATTTCAGATGAGGAAGGCTGGGTATTTATGGCCTCACTGGGCGAGAACCTTCGCAAACTGAAATCCGATTTCGATCCACGCTTATATGGTTTCAAGAAACTCACCGAACTGATTAAGGCACGCAATGGGCAGTTCGAACTCCAAGAGCGCGGCATAACGGCAACAGGAGGAAAAGTGCTATATGTAAGAAATCGCAAACCCTCATTTCGACAGTGA
- a CDS encoding BRO-N domain-containing protein has protein sequence MLDAFIPTVFIRHNKPLRAILIDRQPWFVASDVGRLLGQRHAERLCRRMDPEQIRSTYLRHASGSEEPVQVIDQAGLYKALYRFMHPEHRNLSRWFSQDVIPQLHDLAQAQHAAPRRVQMNWQGAHIGMLDWQGELWVRLQQLPTLANWQEAPVRRRWFG, from the coding sequence ATGCTTGATGCATTCATCCCCACTGTGTTCATACGCCATAACAAGCCACTACGCGCGATTCTAATCGACCGCCAACCCTGGTTCGTCGCCAGCGATGTCGGCCGCCTGCTCGGCCAGCGCCACGCCGAGCGCCTATGCCGGCGCATGGATCCGGAGCAGATTCGCTCCACGTACCTACGCCATGCCAGCGGCAGCGAAGAGCCCGTGCAGGTCATCGATCAGGCCGGGCTGTACAAGGCGCTGTACCGTTTCATGCACCCTGAGCACCGCAACCTCAGCCGCTGGTTCAGTCAGGACGTCATCCCCCAGTTGCACGATCTGGCACAAGCGCAGCACGCGGCGCCAAGGCGCGTGCAAATGAACTGGCAAGGCGCACACATCGGCATGCTCGACTGGCAAGGTGAACTCTGGGTTCGCCTCCAGCAGTTGCCCACCCTTGCGAATTGGCAAGAAGCGCCAGTACGGCGACGTTGGTTCGGCTAA
- a CDS encoding ABC transporter permease subunit — MDGIFLQQLVNGLTLGSVYGLIAIGYTMVYGIIGMINFAHGEVYMVSAYLAAIAIALLGFFGVHSFPLVILGTLVFTIVVTGVYGFAIERIAYKPLRNSTRLAPLISAIGMSLILQNYVQLSQGARQQGIPTMLEGALRLHVGDGYVMITYTKLFIIAAAIIGMLALTFIIQNTRLGRMCRATQQDRKMAQILGINTDRVISYVFVIGASMGALAGVLITLNYGTFDFYAGFIIGIKAFTAAVLGGIGSLPGAMLGGLILGVAEAQFSGMVNSDYKDVFSFSLLVLILIFRPQGLLGRPQVTKV, encoded by the coding sequence ATGGACGGCATCTTCCTGCAGCAACTGGTCAACGGCCTGACCCTCGGTTCGGTCTACGGTCTGATCGCCATCGGCTACACCATGGTTTACGGCATCATCGGCATGATCAACTTCGCCCACGGCGAGGTGTACATGGTCTCCGCCTACCTGGCGGCCATTGCCATCGCGCTACTCGGTTTCTTCGGTGTGCATTCCTTCCCGCTGGTGATCCTCGGCACGCTGGTTTTCACCATCGTGGTCACCGGGGTGTACGGCTTCGCCATCGAACGGATCGCCTACAAGCCCCTGCGCAACTCCACACGGCTGGCGCCGCTGATCAGCGCCATCGGCATGTCGCTGATCCTGCAGAACTACGTGCAGCTCAGCCAGGGCGCGCGGCAGCAGGGTATTCCGACCATGCTCGAAGGCGCGCTGCGCCTGCACGTGGGTGACGGTTACGTGATGATCACCTACACCAAGCTGTTCATCATCGCGGCGGCCATCATCGGCATGCTGGCGCTGACCTTCATCATCCAGAACACCCGCCTGGGGCGCATGTGCCGCGCCACTCAGCAGGACCGCAAGATGGCACAGATCCTCGGTATCAACACCGACCGGGTGATTTCCTACGTGTTCGTCATCGGCGCTTCCATGGGCGCGCTGGCCGGGGTGCTGATCACCCTCAACTACGGCACCTTCGATTTCTACGCCGGCTTCATCATCGGCATCAAGGCCTTCACCGCAGCGGTGCTCGGCGGCATCGGTTCGTTGCCCGGTGCGATGCTCGGCGGGCTGATTCTCGGCGTGGCCGAGGCGCAGTTCTCCGGCATGGTGAATTCCGATTACAAGGACGTGTTCAGTTTCTCGCTGCTGGTGCTGATCCTGATCTTCCGTCCCCAGGGCCTGCTGGGCCGTCCTCAGGTAACCAAGGTGTAA
- a CDS encoding ABC transporter ATP-binding protein produces the protein MSDNILSVDSLMMHFGGIKALNDVNFSIKRNSISALIGPNGAGKTTVFNCLTGFYSATGGKILLNAQSKQTDVIRILGEPFAADDFIKPRQFGSRLWYKMFGGTHLVNRAGLARTFQNIRLFKEMTVLENLLVAQHMLAQRSLIAGILNTPGYRRSESKLLDTAFYWLEVVNLVEHANHLAGELSYGQQRRLEIARAMCTGPELICLDEPAAGLNPSETHALSKIIRLLRDEHGLTVLLIEHDMGMVMSISDHIIVLDHGLVIAQGGPDAIKNDPKVIAAYLGADEEEVA, from the coding sequence ATGAGCGACAACATCCTCTCGGTCGACAGCCTGATGATGCATTTCGGTGGTATCAAGGCGCTCAACGACGTCAACTTCTCCATCAAACGCAACTCGATCTCGGCGTTGATCGGCCCCAATGGCGCCGGCAAGACCACGGTGTTCAACTGCCTGACCGGCTTCTATTCGGCCACTGGCGGCAAGATCCTGCTCAATGCGCAGAGCAAGCAGACCGACGTGATCCGCATCCTCGGCGAGCCCTTCGCCGCGGACGATTTCATCAAGCCTCGGCAGTTCGGTTCCCGGCTCTGGTACAAGATGTTCGGCGGCACCCACCTGGTCAACCGCGCCGGCCTGGCACGGACCTTCCAGAACATTCGCCTGTTCAAGGAAATGACCGTGCTGGAGAACCTGCTGGTGGCCCAGCACATGCTCGCCCAGCGCAGCCTGATCGCTGGCATCCTCAACACCCCCGGCTACCGGCGCAGCGAAAGCAAGCTGCTGGACACGGCGTTCTACTGGCTGGAGGTGGTGAACCTGGTCGAGCACGCCAATCACCTGGCCGGCGAGCTCTCCTACGGCCAGCAGCGTCGCCTGGAAATCGCACGGGCCATGTGCACCGGCCCCGAGCTGATCTGCCTGGATGAACCGGCCGCCGGCCTCAACCCGTCGGAAACTCACGCGCTGAGCAAGATCATCCGCCTGCTGCGTGATGAACATGGTCTGACCGTGCTGCTGATCGAGCACGACATGGGCATGGTGATGAGCATTTCCGACCACATCATCGTGCTCGACCATGGGCTGGTCATCGCCCAAGGCGGCCCGGACGCCATCAAGAACGACCCGAAAGTGATCGCCGCCTACCTCGGCGCGGACGAGGAGGAGGTGGCATGA
- a CDS encoding MBL fold metallo-hydrolase yields MSALRLLRPLLFGSVVLSMAGHALAAEPLKLELYNPGERSVFPVSSQIVSGPTEAVLIDAQFQNNDAQALVEKVRATGKKLTTVYISHSDPDYYFGLDVIHRAFPDAKIVATAETVAAIEANKDSKLAHWGPILKDNAPKALLVPQALSEPKLTVDGQVLEIRGPEPKRTFVWIPSLKTVVGGIPVSANIHVWLADTQTEQSRRDWLGTLDAITALKPHKVVPGHYLHNADGSVPHSPQTVSATRDYLLAFEQEVKRAPDSVHLIAAMRKRYPDLAEESSLELSAQVIKGEVKWPQ; encoded by the coding sequence ATGAGTGCTCTGCGTCTGTTGCGTCCTTTGTTGTTCGGTAGTGTCGTGCTGTCCATGGCTGGCCATGCGTTGGCGGCCGAGCCGTTGAAGCTGGAGTTGTACAACCCGGGCGAGCGTTCGGTTTTTCCGGTGTCGTCGCAGATCGTTTCCGGGCCGACCGAGGCGGTGTTGATCGATGCGCAGTTCCAGAACAACGATGCGCAGGCGCTGGTCGAGAAGGTGCGTGCCACGGGCAAGAAGCTGACCACCGTCTATATCAGCCACAGTGACCCGGATTACTACTTTGGCCTGGATGTGATCCACCGCGCCTTCCCGGACGCGAAGATCGTTGCCACCGCCGAAACCGTGGCGGCCATCGAGGCGAACAAGGACAGCAAGCTGGCGCATTGGGGGCCGATCCTCAAGGACAACGCGCCGAAGGCTCTGCTGGTGCCGCAGGCGCTGAGCGAGCCGAAGCTGACGGTGGACGGTCAGGTGCTGGAGATCCGTGGGCCGGAGCCGAAGCGTACCTTCGTGTGGATCCCGTCGTTGAAGACCGTGGTGGGCGGCATTCCGGTCTCGGCCAATATCCATGTGTGGCTGGCCGATACCCAGACCGAGCAATCGCGCCGCGACTGGCTGGGCACCCTGGACGCCATCACCGCATTGAAGCCGCACAAGGTGGTGCCGGGCCATTACCTGCACAATGCCGATGGCAGCGTGCCTCACTCGCCGCAGACCGTCAGCGCGACCCGCGACTATTTGCTGGCCTTCGAGCAGGAGGTGAAGCGTGCGCCGGACTCCGTGCATCTGATCGCCGCGATGCGCAAGCGCTACCCGGATCTGGCAGAAGAGTCGTCCCTCGAATTGAGCGCCCAGGTCATCAAGGGTGAGGTGAAGTGGCCGCAATAA
- the livM gene encoding high-affinity branched-chain amino acid ABC transporter permease LivM, whose product MSTTSSIDVKKSLVDSLMAGLIALIVFGPVVGVVLQGYDFNMRIDRVAWMVGAVMVGRLLLSLFLQTGKGRTVLEGFERSGGGVGVQPPGYVSRMRWIIPALIVLAIIFPFFANKYLLTVIILGLIYVLLGLGLNIVVGLAGLLDLGFVGFYAIGAYGLTMGYEYLGLGFWSMLPLAALMAAFAGTILGFPVLRMHGDYLAIVTLGFGEIIRLVLTNWLELTGGPNGMSAPAPTFFGLEFARRAKDGGVPYHEFFGVAYNPNMKFLFIYAVLVLVVLLVLYVKHRLTRMPVGRAWEALREDEIACRSMGLNHVLVKLSAFTLGASTAGIAGVFFATYQGFVNPTSFTFFESALILAIVVLGGMGSTVGVVIAAFVLTITPELLRSFADYRVLLFGILMVVMMIWRPRGLIRINRIGIAPRKGVAP is encoded by the coding sequence GTGAGTACGACTTCTTCTATCGATGTGAAAAAGAGCCTGGTCGACAGCCTGATGGCTGGCCTGATCGCGCTCATCGTGTTTGGCCCCGTGGTCGGCGTGGTGCTGCAGGGGTATGACTTCAACATGCGGATCGACCGCGTGGCGTGGATGGTCGGTGCGGTGATGGTCGGCCGCCTGCTGCTCAGCCTGTTCCTGCAGACAGGCAAGGGTCGCACGGTGCTGGAGGGCTTCGAGCGCTCCGGCGGTGGCGTCGGCGTGCAGCCACCGGGCTACGTGTCGCGGATGCGCTGGATCATCCCGGCGCTGATCGTGCTGGCGATCATCTTCCCGTTCTTCGCCAACAAGTACCTGTTGACGGTGATCATCCTCGGCCTGATCTACGTGTTGCTCGGCCTGGGCCTGAACATCGTGGTCGGCCTCGCCGGGCTGCTCGATCTGGGCTTCGTCGGCTTCTACGCCATCGGTGCCTACGGCCTGACCATGGGCTATGAATACCTCGGCCTGGGCTTCTGGAGCATGTTGCCGCTGGCGGCGCTGATGGCTGCCTTCGCCGGGACGATACTGGGCTTTCCGGTGCTGCGCATGCACGGCGACTATCTGGCCATCGTCACGCTGGGCTTTGGCGAAATCATCCGCCTGGTGCTGACCAACTGGCTGGAACTCACCGGTGGCCCCAACGGCATGAGCGCGCCGGCACCGACCTTCTTCGGTCTGGAATTCGCCCGTCGTGCCAAGGACGGTGGCGTGCCGTACCACGAGTTCTTTGGCGTGGCCTACAACCCCAACATGAAGTTCCTGTTCATCTATGCGGTGCTGGTGCTGGTCGTGCTGCTGGTGCTGTACGTCAAGCACCGCCTCACGCGCATGCCGGTCGGTCGCGCCTGGGAAGCGCTGCGCGAGGATGAGATCGCCTGCCGCTCCATGGGCCTGAACCACGTGCTGGTCAAGCTCTCGGCCTTCACCCTGGGGGCATCCACCGCCGGTATCGCCGGTGTGTTCTTCGCCACCTATCAGGGCTTCGTCAACCCGACCTCGTTCACCTTCTTCGAGTCGGCGCTGATTCTCGCCATCGTGGTGCTCGGTGGCATGGGTTCGACGGTGGGCGTGGTGATCGCCGCCTTCGTGCTGACCATCACCCCGGAACTGCTGCGCAGCTTCGCCGACTACCGGGTGCTGCTGTTCGGCATTCTCATGGTGGTGATGATGATCTGGCGGCCACGCGGGCTGATCCGCATCAACCGCATCGGCATCGCCCCGCGTAAAGGAGTCGCGCCATGA
- a CDS encoding TetR family transcriptional regulator codes for MAANGSHHPTRQALMDAARQLLDSGRAFSSLSLREVTRVAGIVPTGFYRHFKDMDALGLALVAEVGETFRITLRQVRRNEFELGGIIDASVQIFLSAVEQNRGQFLFLAREQFGGSLPVRLALATFREDIAADLASDLSLMPKLQHLDEPARSMLADLVVKTVFATLPELIDAQSSSLPLHKRPQTKMIEQLRFILIGAKRWRGLGLNDSAED; via the coding sequence ATGGCAGCAAACGGTTCACACCACCCTACCCGCCAGGCGCTGATGGATGCAGCCCGTCAACTGCTGGACAGCGGCCGCGCCTTCAGCAGCCTCAGCCTGCGCGAAGTGACACGTGTCGCCGGTATCGTACCGACCGGCTTCTACCGGCACTTCAAGGACATGGACGCCCTGGGCCTCGCCCTGGTGGCCGAAGTCGGCGAAACCTTTCGCATCACCCTGCGTCAGGTACGGCGCAACGAATTCGAGCTGGGCGGCATCATCGACGCCTCGGTGCAGATCTTTCTCAGCGCCGTGGAGCAGAACCGTGGCCAGTTCCTGTTTCTTGCCCGCGAGCAGTTCGGCGGCTCGCTGCCCGTGCGCCTGGCACTGGCCACCTTCCGTGAAGACATCGCCGCCGACCTGGCCAGCGATCTGAGCCTGATGCCCAAGCTGCAGCACCTCGACGAGCCTGCCCGCAGCATGCTGGCGGATCTGGTGGTGAAAACCGTGTTCGCCACCCTGCCGGAACTGATCGATGCGCAGTCCTCTTCTCTGCCCCTGCACAAGCGCCCGCAGACCAAGATGATCGAGCAATTGCGCTTCATCCTGATCGGCGCCAAACGCTGGCGCGGGCTGGGCCTCAACGACTCCGCAGAAGACTGA
- a CDS encoding branched-chain amino acid ABC transporter substrate-binding protein, whose protein sequence is MPHKSFQKAFLALAVTGALGFSSIAHADIVIGVGAPMTGGNAAFGDQLWRGAEQAAADINAAGGINGEQIKLVKGDDACEPKQAVSVANRMVDSDKVVAVIGHFCSSSTMPASEVYDEAGILAITPASTNPQVTERGLSAMFRMCGRDDQQGIVAGDYIVDTLKAKKVAVVHDKDTYGQGLADATRAQLNKRGVKEVMYEGLTRGEKDFNALVTKIRASGAEVVYFGGLHAEAGPLVRQMREQGVTAKFVSGDGIVTDEMVGTAGGPQYVDGVLMTFGADPRLIPDGKAVIEKFRGNGYEPEGYTLYSYASMQVVAAAFAGIKGTDGAEAAAWLKANPVQTVMGKKEFDEKGDLKVSDYVMYQWGTDGKYKQL, encoded by the coding sequence ATGCCTCACAAGTCTTTTCAGAAAGCTTTCCTGGCGCTTGCGGTTACCGGCGCACTGGGTTTTTCCTCTATTGCGCATGCCGATATCGTCATAGGCGTGGGCGCTCCCATGACCGGCGGCAACGCGGCTTTCGGTGATCAGTTGTGGCGTGGCGCCGAGCAGGCGGCGGCGGATATCAACGCGGCGGGCGGTATCAATGGCGAGCAGATCAAGCTGGTCAAGGGCGACGATGCGTGTGAGCCGAAGCAGGCCGTGTCCGTTGCCAACCGCATGGTCGACTCCGACAAGGTGGTGGCGGTGATCGGGCATTTCTGCTCGTCCTCCACCATGCCGGCTTCCGAGGTGTATGACGAGGCGGGCATTCTCGCCATCACCCCGGCTTCGACCAACCCACAGGTCACCGAGCGTGGCCTGTCCGCGATGTTCCGCATGTGCGGCCGCGATGATCAGCAGGGGATCGTCGCCGGTGATTACATCGTCGACACGCTCAAGGCCAAGAAGGTCGCCGTGGTGCACGACAAGGACACCTACGGCCAGGGCCTGGCCGACGCCACCCGCGCGCAGCTCAACAAGCGTGGCGTGAAGGAAGTGATGTACGAAGGCCTGACCCGCGGCGAGAAGGACTTCAACGCTCTGGTCACCAAGATCCGTGCGAGCGGTGCCGAGGTCGTTTACTTCGGTGGCCTGCACGCCGAGGCAGGCCCGCTGGTACGGCAGATGCGCGAGCAGGGCGTGACCGCCAAGTTCGTCTCCGGCGACGGCATCGTGACCGATGAGATGGTTGGCACCGCTGGCGGCCCGCAGTACGTCGATGGCGTGCTGATGACCTTTGGCGCCGATCCGCGTCTGATCCCGGATGGCAAGGCAGTGATCGAGAAATTCCGTGGCAATGGCTACGAGCCGGAAGGGTACACGCTGTACTCCTACGCCTCCATGCAGGTGGTCGCCGCGGCCTTCGCCGGTATCAAGGGCACCGATGGCGCCGAAGCCGCTGCCTGGTTGAAGGCCAACCCGGTGCAGACAGTGATGGGCAAGAAGGAATTCGACGAGAAGGGCGATCTGAAGGTCTCCGACTACGTGATGTATCAGTGGGGCACTGACGGCAAATACAAGCAGCTTTGA